The DNA segment CGACCATCATTATACCTGAACATAACATCCCTGCATTCAAACCGGCGAAAACTTTCGCTAATAAGGTAAAGAATGCTAAGATCAAAAAGAATCAGACAACTGAAGCAATCGACTAAGGATGCAAAGCAGTAGAACCCGGTTGCTGGTCGTTCTTGGCGTCATTGCGTTGACTGCCGCGCTTTACTTTGCCCCGAAAAAAATTGAGAAAAAAGTTACTGCAGATACTCTTGCAGGTTTTTCAATTGATGATCAGATAAATGAGGTCAAGGGCAGATTGAAAAGTGAAGAGAAAGAACAGATCACAGCAATTGAAGATCTGCTGAAAAAAAATCCTTCTGACAAGAATATTCAGGATTCTTTAGGAAAACTTTGGGATAGATTTCAAACTCCGCAAATTTCGTCTTATTATTACGAAGAAATTGCAAAGTCTGAATCGACAGAGCAAAATTGGATCAATGCTGCTTTTAGATATTTCGATGCCTTTAAAATGACCGGTGATTCTTTAAAAAGAACTTACTTCGTTAACAAAGCAATTGATAGCTACAAAAAAGTAATTGAAATAAATCCTAAGAACTACGATGCAAAAACCGATCTGGGCGTTTGCTATGCAGAGGGATCTTCAAACCCAATGCAAGGCATTCTGATGCTGAGAGAGGTTGCTGAAGAAGCTCCGAATCATCTGATGGCACAATACAATCTGGGTGTGCTCTCGGTTAAATCGGGTCAACTCGATAAAGCTGTAGGACGATTCGAAAAAGTACTTGAAATTGACCCGACAATTGAAGATGCACGATTCCTTTTAGGAAAAACGTACATGCAAATGGGAAATAATGCCTTTGCCCTCAGAAATTTTGAGACTTTGAAAAAAGAATCTAAAAATCAGGCACTGGTAAGTGAAGTAGAAAGTTTAATAAGTCAAATTAATAACCACTAAACACAGTAAGTCATGCCAAGCGGTAAAAAAAGAAAAAGACATAAGATGGCAACGCATAAGCGTAAAAAACGTCTTAGAAAAAACAGACATAAGAAAAAATAAATAGTGGTTCTTAAGGCTTAGCCTTGGCATTCACCATGATCATGATGAGTTGACTGAAATCGCTCATCATGATTATTTATTTTTTCATTTGTTAAACAGTACCCTTACATCATTATTCAGACCCGCTTTTCGGACATGTCTTGGTATGCGATGAGTCGTATGCCGTTCTCTCTCCGGACTAAGATGTAAAACTGTGGTTTTTATTTTCTGTGCTTATTGCATGATAATAGTGTGTTTATAAAGAATTTTTAGTTGAATAATGAATTAGTAATTAGCTCAACACCGGATGAGGTTAATATTGCCTTGCTGGAAGACAAGCATATTGTCGAGCTAAATAGCGAAAAAAAAGATCAGCGATTTCAAGTCGGTGACATATATCTTGGACGGGTAAAAAAACTTATTCAGGGCCTGAATGCTGCATTCGTAGATGTCGGTCATGAAAAAGATGCTTTTCTCCATTATCTGGATCTCGGACCTCAGGTCGATTCTCTTCTCAAACTTATCAAGCAATCTACATCAGGAAAAAATCCTGATCCGATGCTGGCAAATTTTCAGCTTGAGAAAGACATTGATAAAGGCGGAAAGATCAACAATGTCCTTTCCCCAAATCAATGGGTACTTGTACAAGTTGCTAAAGAACCGATCTCTTCGAAAGGTCCCCGGATCACATCTGAACTTTCTCTTGCAGGTAGATTTGTTGTACTCGTTCCATTCTCGGATACTGTCAACATTTCCCAGAAAATAAAAAGTGCTGAAGAAAGACAACGTCTGAAACGACTTGCTATGAGTATCAAGCCGAAAGGATTTGGACTTATTGTAAGAACTGTTGCTGACGGGAAAAAAGTTGCTGAGCTCGATAAAGATATTCAGGACCTCGTTTCCAAATGGAAGAGTGCTTTTGAAATGCTTCAGACTGCAAAGCCACCTCAGAAGATCTTAGGTGAATTAAATCGCACATCAACGATCTTGAGAGATCTTCTCAATCCAAACTTCAATGCTATTCATGTTAATGATGCAGCATTGGCGGAGGAGATCAAGTCGTATATAAGCGGGATTGCTCCTGAGCAAACGGAAATTGTAAAACTGTATAAAGGCAAACTTCCGATCTTCGATAATTTCGGAATTGAAAAGCAGATAAAATCCAGTTTCGGAAAAACTGTTACAATGGCCAACGGTGCTTATCTCATCGTTGAACATACGGAAGCCATGCACGTCATCGATGTGAATAGCGGCGGCCGTACTAAAGGTGCAGATGATTCAACTCAGGAAGCAAATGCTCTCCAGGTAAATCTTGATGCAGCAACAGAAGTTGCGCGTCAGCTTCGTTTGCGAGATATGGGCGGAATCATTGTTATCGATTTTATCGATATGCACAATCCGACAAACAGAAAGTTGCTTTTCGATAAACTGAAAAATGAAATGAAGCGCGATCGCGCTAAGCATACTATTCTTCCGCCATCTAAATTCGGTCTTATCCAGATCACCCGTCAGCGTGTTCGTCCGGAAACAAATATTACCACAGCAGAAAAATGTCCTGCATGTGATGGAACCGGCGAGATCAAAGCAAGTGTGCTTATCGTTGATGAAATAGAAAATAACCTGCGTTATTTCGTACAGGAGCAGAATGAAAAAGAATTGCATCTTGCAATTCATCCATACCTTGAAGCGTATTTGAATAAAGGAACATTCTTCAATCCTTCCATCGCTGCCAAGTGGAAAAAGAAATTCAAAGTAAAATTAAAAGTTACTGCGAATACGAATTACCATATGATGGAGTACCATTTTTTTAATAAGATGGAGGAGGAGATTAAGATCTAGTCTTGAATTTAAGTAAGCAGGTGTTTTACCTACACTTACTTTTAAACTTACACTTACTCTTTTTATTAGGTCAAAGGTCAGAGGTCAAAGGTCAGAGGTCACGCAGCTTACATGAAAGCACCGTGACCTCTGACCTTTGACCTTTGACCTAATAACACTTCCCTATAAGTACACCTTTCACCCCAAATAAACCATTTTGCAAATTCCACAATTTTTCCCCACTTTCGCTTCACAAACCACATAACATCATGAAAATCGTTAAAAAGATCCTTATCGTTATCGCAGTATTACTGCTTTTAATTTCTGCAATTGGATTAATTTTCTTTCCGGCACAAATTCATGTTGAAAGATCTGTTGTAATAAACAAAGACGTCAGCACTGTTTATGAGCAGATCAGTAATCTTAAAAATTTCCAGTCATGGTCTCCATGGTATGATATGGACACTACTGCAAGTTATACTTACTCAGGACCGGAATCAGGTGCAGGTCAGGCATTGCATTGGGATAGTAAAGAAAAGAACGTTGGTAAGGGTAGTCTGACGATCGCTGAAGTTGTTGAAGACTCCATGGTAAATATGGATCTTGCAATGGCAGGCGGTGGCGAAGGTGCAAAGGCAATTTATACTTTGACTCCGGAAGGTGATGCAACAAAAATGACATGGTCAATGGATATGAATGCAGGTATGAATCCATTAATGCGCATCATGGGTAAATTCATGGATGGAATGGTTGGTCCTGATTTCGAAAAAGGATTGAATAAATTAAAAGCACGTGTTGAAAGTATGCCTTCACTTTCAAGTTCAATTACAGTCGAAGAAGTTGAAGTTGATGACACTGAATACTTGTTTGTGCATGGCAAAGCAAACATCAATAATATCAGTCAGTTTTTAGGAGCTTCATATGGAAAAATCGGTGCAGCATTGGGTAAACAAAAATTACAGATGGCAGGAGCTCCTTTTGCAATTTACTATTCCAATTCACAAACTGAATGGGAAATGGATGCAGCAATTCCTGTAAGTGGTCCGGGAAAAGATGACGGAGAAATCAAAGCCGGAAAACTAAAAGCCGGAAAAGCTGTAATGGCGCGTTTCTTCGGTTCATATGAGCAAACAGGAATGGCACATCAGGCAGCCGATGAATTCATCAAGAAAAACAATAAGCAGGTGATCGGTGCACCTTGGGAAGTTTATGTAACTGATCCAATGGTAGAAAAGGATACTGCAAAATGGGAGACGGATATATTCTATCCCGTTCAATAAACATGCAACCAATTACCCCGGAGAAAGCTCGTTCAAAAGCTCTCAAGTTTTGCGCATATCAGGAACGGAGTCAGCAGGAAATGCGCGACAAAATTTATTCCTGGGGATTGCATCAGCGGGAAGTTGAAAGTATTATCTCTTATCTGATCGAAGAAGGTTTTTTAAAGGAAGAACGATTTGCCATCGCTTATGCGGGTGGAAAATTCAGGGTTAAAAAATGGGGCAAGATCAAGATCAAACTTGCACTTAAAAATAAAAAGATCTCCGAGCCGCTTATCAAAAAAGCGCTCGGAGAAATTTCTGATTCTGATTACAGAAAAATGCTGCAGAAAGTTATTTCTGCGAAAGAGAAACTTGTAACGGAAAAAGATCCTTATAAAAGGAAATATAAAATTGCTTCTTATGCTATTTCTCGGGGGTTTGAACCGCAGCTTGTCTGGGAAGTGATGGGGTCAGAGGATTAATTTTTATTTGGACCTTAGAAAGTAAGATCAGCGTAAATTTTACAGACATCAGACAATAAGTTGAATCATTTTGTTTCTTATTGTCAATAAAATTTTATTTTTACGGTAATCAAAATGTCCTGAACATGAAACCAACTGCAATTATTTTTATAGTATTATTTCTCTTATCAAAAATTGTTTCTGCAACTGTCAGAAATGTTCCTTCTACTTACGCTAGCATTGCAGCAGCTCTTTCAGCTGCTGATCCCGGGGATACAATTCTTGTGGACCAGGGAACATACAATGAAAATATCGTGTGGCCATCAAAAAATGATCTTAAACTGATCAGTACAACAGGACCATCCAATACTATTATAAATGGGAACGGGAATGGTAGTGTAATCAGAATGAATTTTTATGGAACTTCTGTAACGATCGATACGAATACGGTTATTGACGGATTTCAAATCACTGGCGGATACTTAAATTCACCGTTATCACTTGGTGCCGGAATTTACCTACAGGGTTCAAGCCCTTTGATCATGAATCTTGAAATTCATGATAACATTATGAGTTCCGTGGATTCGGGTATGGGCGGAGGAATTTGCTGTAGGTGGTATTCTTCTCCTGTCATTGCTAATTGTGTGATTCGTAATAATTCAATCACAGCTGATATCTGGGCTGAAGGCGGAGGGATTTATATGGGAAATGGATCTAATGTAACCGTAAGAAATTCTGATATAATTGAAAATGTTGTATTATGTGATAGAGAGGTGGGAGGAGGTGGAATTTCAATATCCGAAAATAGTTTGACGAGTATTTTTAAATGCAATGTGTTACGAAATTCTACTGATGGAACCAGTTCGTTCGGATCTGGTATATTTGTGAAATCGTTAAGTACTATTGATAGTTGTTTGATTGAAGGTAATAATTCATTTGGAAGAAATCTTCATTATGGTGCAGGAATATATGTAAATTCAGGTGTCACAATTTCCAATTCCAAAATTTCAGGTAATAGCCAGTTTGGAACTTCTCCTAGTCCGTATGGAACTACTACTTTTTATGGTGCGGGGATAGCCTGTCGTGGTGGAACTGGATATCATACAAATATTCGTAACTGTAAAATTGACTTTAATAAAATGATCCCTGATTCTATTTCCGGATCAATTATGAAAGGAGCTGGAATCTCCACCGATTACTCAGAAATTAATATGAGAAATTCTATTGTTGCTGGAAATTCAATGGAAGGGAATTCTTTACACACTTATAAAGGTAGCGGTATATACGGATCTGGCGGAATATTTTCTGTTTACCATTCTACCATTGCTGATAATTATGTAAATAATGATTCTGCCAATTTAAGTAATGCGATCTCTGTTTATAATTCAACTCTGCATATGTACAATTCTATTTCCTGGAATCCGGATTGTAAATTTGAATTTGACTCTTTGACTTATATGCATCCGGCGATGATTAATTCAGATGTAAGAAATATTATTCCCTCTGGTGGAAATATTTCAGCCGACCCTTTATTTATTGGCGCTAATGATTATCATCTTTCCTCATTGTCTCCTTGTCTAGGTGCAGGTTTCTTCTACTTCTTCTTGATTATTGATCTGGATGGATTTCCCAGACCTATGCCTGCCGGTACAAATCCTGATATGGGACCCTATGAAAATGACCAGCCTGTCGGAGTAAATAATTTTGAAAAAGATAATCAATCTTCGGTTTTTCCAAACCCTGTGGATGCAGAATCATTAATTTCACTTCATGATTTGAATGATAGAATAGTTCAGGTAGAAATTTACAATGGCCTCGGGCAATTAGAGATGGCTAAATCTGGGCTGTCATCAAATACTTATAATTTAAATTCTGCAAACCTGAAAAGTGGAGTTTACTTTTATCAACTAAGAACTCGATCAGGGAAATCATTGAATGGAAAATTTATTATAGATTAAATAAATCTTTCAGTTGGTTTGAGAGGTGATAACGAGTAGCATTTAAAATGTACTATCATAGTAGTGCAAATTTTTCCAGAAGCGGATTAAAATTGTTAAGTTCAGTAAGCGGAGGTTGAACAGTAATTGGTTTGGGAGGTTCTTGGTGAAGAGTGAATATTCCTTTTGTTTTATTTTTTAAGTTAGTTTAGGTAGGTAAACTATAAACTTTATAGATTATTCGATCAACTGAGACGCATTCTTTCTTTGGAAAGAATGTTTTAGGATGAATTTTGAATTCGCATCATCATATCAATGTAAAATATACTTGTTTTTAATGTTTTATCAATTAGTTCGTATATAAACTGAAAAAATGCTTTATATTTATTTGAAATTATTCAAAAAATCCATGAAAAAATCTTTACAATTTCTTTTTATATTCTATAGCAACTTTGCACTTGCTATTACGAATAATGTACCTTCTATGTATCCAAGTATATCAGCAGCATTAATTGCTTCACAGGCTGGAGATACCATTTTAGTGGCGCCGGGAACCTATCTTGAGAATATTGTTTGGCCCCAAACTCCGTCCTTAAAATTATTTGGTAGCGCTGGATCCTCAGCTACGATTATTGATGGCAATGCTTTAGGGAGCGTTTTAAAAATTAAGGCAGATAGTATAGGAATAATAGATACGACAACAATAATTAGTGGATTTCAGATCATGAACGGATTTGTGGATAGTGTCTTTGGAATTGGGGGCGGTGTTTTCATTCAAAATGCAAGTCCTTTTTTAACCGATTTGGATATTCATCATAATTCTGTGCGATCAGATGATTGGGCATATGGAGCAGGGATTTGTTGTTTTATGGAAGCGCACCCTTTAATCTATCAATGCAATATTTATAATAACACCATATCTTCAAATGATTTCGCAAAGGGAGGTGGAATATATATTGGATCTTATTCAAGTGTGATATTAAGGCATTGTAATATTTATGATAATTCTATTGTGTCTGCAAGAAATGGTTCAGGAGGTGGAATCGGTATAGGATATTCCGAAAATGGTATTACAATAAGTGATTGTAACTTTTATAATAATCAAGTTGCTGCTTCAATATTTGCTGCTGGTGGAGGGGTAAGTATAAACGGAACTGAATTATTGACAATGGTCAATTGCAACATAAGTAGTAACTCTGTTGAAGGGGAGTATTCTGACGGAGGTGGTATTGATATATCAAGTGATTCTACTTTTACGATTTTACAGAGTACTATCAGTGAAAATGTTTCTTTAGGTGTTGCACATCATGCTGGTGCCGGTATCAACTGTTATGGAAGTAGTGGTTTAATTTCTAATTGCGAAATTTCAAATAATAAACATTTTGGTGTTTCGTTATTCGAAGGGACCGGAATTTCATTAAGTGCTAGCAATGTAGCAATGAATAATACGATAATAAAGTTTAATGAGGTCGTTCCAGATACATCATATGGTTCTGAAGTTAGAGGTGTAGCACTCATTGCTGATAATTCAGTTTTGAATATGAGAAATTGTCTCGTGGTTTCGAATTCGTGTTATGCGAAATCAAATTATCCGTTTCTTGGAACTATTATTCACAGCGAGAATTCAACAATAAATATTTCCCATTCTACTATTTCTGACAATATAATTAATCTTGATTCTCTGCCATTTGGTATTGCATTTTCCTCTAATAACAGCACATTGAATTTTAAAAATTCAATTTTTTGGAATGCTGATTGTTTTAGTGAAAGGACAATTACTGTTGGATCTTTGTCTAATATAAACTTTTGTGATATCAGAAATGCATCTTTAACAAATGGAAATATTAACAGCGATCCACTGTTTGTTTCTCCAAATGATTACCACCTTTCTATGTTATCTCCTTGCTTAAATGCAGGAATTGTTTCTGTAGTAGTCCCCTATGATCTCGATAGTGTAATGCGACCTTTGCCGATAGGGACAAGTCCGGATATGGGAGCCTATGAAACTGACCAACCTGTTGGAGTAATTAGTTTCGAAAAAAATAATCAATCTTCGGTTTTTCCAAACCCTGTGGATGCAGAATCATTAATTTCACTTCGTGATCTAAATGATAGAATAGTTCAGGTAGAAATTTACAATGGCCTCGGGCAATTAATGATCTCTAAATCTGGGCTGTCATCAAATACTTATAATTTAAATTCTGTAAACCTGAAAAGTGGAGTTTACTTTTATCAACTGACAACTCGGTCAGGGAAAATTTTAAAAGGCAAGTTTGTTGTAAATTGAAAATGCGGTTTAAGTGTGAGTTTGGGTGTGAAGTATGTAGCCATACACAGTTCACACTCAAACTCACACTGAAAGCTGCCTTTTTATCTACCAACTGAATTAAAATATTTCCCTATCTTCGCCCCCTATGACATCCGACCAATTAAAAGAGATTAAAGAGCGAGTTGAAGCCCTGAGGAGGTATCTTTGACATCGATCGAAAAGTTGCCTCTATAAAAGAAGAAGAAGAACTCACTCATGCCCCTGAGTTCTGGAATGAACCCACGCGAGCGCAGGTGGTTTTGAAGGGTATTAATCAAAAAAAGAACTGGACAGCACCATTTTTAGAATTAGAGGCGTCTGTCGATGACCTTGCCGTTTTATACGAATTTTATAAGGAAGGCGTAGCCACTGAATCTGAACTCGATCAACATTATGCCGATAGCCAGAAGCTTCTTGAAGCAATGGAATTTAAGCGTATGCTTGGTGCGTAGGAAGATCAGCTTTCTGCTGTAGTCAATATCAACTCCGGTGCCGGTGGTACTGAGAGCCAGGACTGGGCAGAAATGCTCATGCGGATGTATATCATGTGGGGCGAGAAGAATGGCTATAAAGTCACTGAACTCGATCGCCAGGATGGTGATGGTGCCGGAATAAAATCTGCTACTTTACAGATCGAAGGTGATTTCGCTTATGGATTTCTGAAAGCAGAAAGTGGTGTTCATCGCCTCGTGCGTATTTCTCCATTCGATTCAAATGCCCGGAGACATACTTCTTTTGCATCAATTTATGCTTATCCGCTTGTCGATGATACTATCAATATAGAGATCAAAGATGCTGATATTGAAATTCAGACTTCACGATCAGGTGGTGCAGGTGGACAAAATGTAAATAAAGTAGAGACAAAAGTACAGCTCACCCATTTACCTACAGGAATTGTTGTTGTTTGTCAGGTTGAACGTTCTCAAATGGGAAACCGTGAACTTGCAATGAAAATGCTTCGCTCTCAACTTTACGAATTGGAGATCCGCAAACGTAATGAAGCGAAAGCTGTAACCGAAGCAGGAAAGAAAAAGATAGAATGGGGCTCACAGATCCGCTCGTATGTTTTTCATCCATATAAACTGGTGAAAGATAACCGGACCGATTATGAAACTTCCGATATTCAATCTGTAATGGATGGTGATCTGAATGAATTTATGAAAGCTTACCTGATGGAATATACTAAGATAGAAAATGCTTAAGATCTATTTCAAATCTACTTGCGCTACTTGCAAAACAGCTCTTGACCTCATTAAAAAAAATACTGATGAAGATTATGAGTTAGTAGAATATCTTGTTGATGTACCTTCGCAAAAAGAGATCAAAGAAATATT comes from the Bacteroidota bacterium genome and includes:
- a CDS encoding right-handed parallel beta-helix repeat-containing protein, encoding MKPTAIIFIVLFLLSKIVSATVRNVPSTYASIAAALSAADPGDTILVDQGTYNENIVWPSKNDLKLISTTGPSNTIINGNGNGSVIRMNFYGTSVTIDTNTVIDGFQITGGYLNSPLSLGAGIYLQGSSPLIMNLEIHDNIMSSVDSGMGGGICCRWYSSPVIANCVIRNNSITADIWAEGGGIYMGNGSNVTVRNSDIIENVVLCDREVGGGGISISENSLTSIFKCNVLRNSTDGTSSFGSGIFVKSLSTIDSCLIEGNNSFGRNLHYGAGIYVNSGVTISNSKISGNSQFGTSPSPYGTTTFYGAGIACRGGTGYHTNIRNCKIDFNKMIPDSISGSIMKGAGISTDYSEINMRNSIVAGNSMEGNSLHTYKGSGIYGSGGIFSVYHSTIADNYVNNDSANLSNAISVYNSTLHMYNSISWNPDCKFEFDSLTYMHPAMINSDVRNIIPSGGNISADPLFIGANDYHLSSLSPCLGAGFFYFFLIIDLDGFPRPMPAGTNPDMGPYENDQPVGVNNFEKDNQSSVFPNPVDAESLISLHDLNDRIVQVEIYNGLGQLEMAKSGLSSNTYNLNSANLKSGVYFYQLRTRSGKSLNGKFIID
- a CDS encoding tetratricopeptide repeat protein, giving the protein MQSSRTRLLVVLGVIALTAALYFAPKKIEKKVTADTLAGFSIDDQINEVKGRLKSEEKEQITAIEDLLKKNPSDKNIQDSLGKLWDRFQTPQISSYYYEEIAKSESTEQNWINAAFRYFDAFKMTGDSLKRTYFVNKAIDSYKKVIEINPKNYDAKTDLGVCYAEGSSNPMQGILMLREVAEEAPNHLMAQYNLGVLSVKSGQLDKAVGRFEKVLEIDPTIEDARFLLGKTYMQMGNNAFALRNFETLKKESKNQALVSEVESLISQINNH
- a CDS encoding SRPBCC family protein produces the protein MKIVKKILIVIAVLLLLISAIGLIFFPAQIHVERSVVINKDVSTVYEQISNLKNFQSWSPWYDMDTTASYTYSGPESGAGQALHWDSKEKNVGKGSLTIAEVVEDSMVNMDLAMAGGGEGAKAIYTLTPEGDATKMTWSMDMNAGMNPLMRIMGKFMDGMVGPDFEKGLNKLKARVESMPSLSSSITVEEVEVDDTEYLFVHGKANINNISQFLGASYGKIGAALGKQKLQMAGAPFAIYYSNSQTEWEMDAAIPVSGPGKDDGEIKAGKLKAGKAVMARFFGSYEQTGMAHQAADEFIKKNNKQVIGAPWEVYVTDPMVEKDTAKWETDIFYPVQ
- a CDS encoding right-handed parallel beta-helix repeat-containing protein: MKKSLQFLFIFYSNFALAITNNVPSMYPSISAALIASQAGDTILVAPGTYLENIVWPQTPSLKLFGSAGSSATIIDGNALGSVLKIKADSIGIIDTTTIISGFQIMNGFVDSVFGIGGGVFIQNASPFLTDLDIHHNSVRSDDWAYGAGICCFMEAHPLIYQCNIYNNTISSNDFAKGGGIYIGSYSSVILRHCNIYDNSIVSARNGSGGGIGIGYSENGITISDCNFYNNQVAASIFAAGGGVSINGTELLTMVNCNISSNSVEGEYSDGGGIDISSDSTFTILQSTISENVSLGVAHHAGAGINCYGSSGLISNCEISNNKHFGVSLFEGTGISLSASNVAMNNTIIKFNEVVPDTSYGSEVRGVALIADNSVLNMRNCLVVSNSCYAKSNYPFLGTIIHSENSTINISHSTISDNIINLDSLPFGIAFSSNNSTLNFKNSIFWNADCFSERTITVGSLSNINFCDIRNASLTNGNINSDPLFVSPNDYHLSMLSPCLNAGIVSVVVPYDLDSVMRPLPIGTSPDMGAYETDQPVGVISFEKNNQSSVFPNPVDAESLISLRDLNDRIVQVEIYNGLGQLMISKSGLSSNTYNLNSVNLKSGVYFYQLTTRSGKILKGKFVVN
- a CDS encoding Rne/Rng family ribonuclease, whose product is MNNELVISSTPDEVNIALLEDKHIVELNSEKKDQRFQVGDIYLGRVKKLIQGLNAAFVDVGHEKDAFLHYLDLGPQVDSLLKLIKQSTSGKNPDPMLANFQLEKDIDKGGKINNVLSPNQWVLVQVAKEPISSKGPRITSELSLAGRFVVLVPFSDTVNISQKIKSAEERQRLKRLAMSIKPKGFGLIVRTVADGKKVAELDKDIQDLVSKWKSAFEMLQTAKPPQKILGELNRTSTILRDLLNPNFNAIHVNDAALAEEIKSYISGIAPEQTEIVKLYKGKLPIFDNFGIEKQIKSSFGKTVTMANGAYLIVEHTEAMHVIDVNSGGRTKGADDSTQEANALQVNLDAATEVARQLRLRDMGGIIVIDFIDMHNPTNRKLLFDKLKNEMKRDRAKHTILPPSKFGLIQITRQRVRPETNITTAEKCPACDGTGEIKASVLIVDEIENNLRYFVQEQNEKELHLAIHPYLEAYLNKGTFFNPSIAAKWKKKFKVKLKVTANTNYHMMEYHFFNKMEEEIKI
- a CDS encoding RecX family transcriptional regulator, translated to MQPITPEKARSKALKFCAYQERSQQEMRDKIYSWGLHQREVESIISYLIEEGFLKEERFAIAYAGGKFRVKKWGKIKIKLALKNKKISEPLIKKALGEISDSDYRKMLQKVISAKEKLVTEKDPYKRKYKIASYAISRGFEPQLVWEVMGSED